The Mauremys mutica isolate MM-2020 ecotype Southern chromosome 1, ASM2049712v1, whole genome shotgun sequence genome has a segment encoding these proteins:
- the LOC123373321 gene encoding olfactory receptor 52E4-like: MSDSNTTDFRNPSTFILLGIPGLEAAHVWISIPFCAMYTIAVLGNFTILFIVKREPSLHGPMFYFLCMLSVTDLVMSTSTLPKMLSIFWFNSREISFNACLTQMYFIHCFSGMESGILVAMALDRYVAICHPLRHSIILTNSVVAKIALAVVLRSGIITLPYPFLARRWPYCRTNIIPHFCCGHIAVVKLACADIRISSYYGLFDLLSVIGMDVVFIAVSYTLILRAIFRLPTKDARLKTFGTCISHLCAISALYIPDFFSSLTHRFGHNVPRHFLVLIASVYLLVPPMIHPIIYGVRTKQIRGRLLQLFFS; the protein is encoded by the coding sequence ATGTCAGATTCGAACACAACCGACTTCAgaaacccctccaccttcatcctgctgggcattcctggcctagagGCAGCCCATGTCTGGATTTCCATCCCCTTCTGTGCTATGTACACCATAGCTgtgttggggaacttcaccatcctgttcatcgtgaagagGGAGCCCAGCCTCCACGGGCCCATGTTCTATTTTCTCTGCATGCTGTCTGTCACCGACTTGGTCATGTCCACATCAACCctacccaaaatgctgagcatcttctggttcaattccagggagatcagtttcaatgcctgcctcacccagatgtatttcattcactgcttctcagggatggagtctggaatcctcgtggccatggctttggatcgctacgtggccatctgccatcccctgagacattccatcATCCTGACAAACTCTGTTGTGGCCAAGATAGCCCTGGCCGTGGTACTGCGTAGTGGCATAATCACATTACCCTATCCCTTCCTGGCGAggcggtggccatattgcagaaccaatatCATCCCCCACTTTTGTTGTGGGCATATagctgtggtgaagctggcctgcgctgacatccgcatcagtagttactatggcctgTTTGATCTTCTCTCTGTGATCGGAATGGACGTGGTTTTTATTGCCGTGTCCTATACTCTGATCCTCCGGGCCATCttccgcctccccacaaaggatgcccggctcaaaaCTTTTGGAACCTGCATCTCTCACCTTTGTGCCATCTCAGCTTTGTACATCCCGGATTTCTTCTCCTCTCTCACACACCggtttggccacaatgtgccCCGGCACTTCCTCGTTCTCATTGCCAGTGTGTACCTTTTGGTGCCCCCCATGATACACCCCATCAtttatggggtgaggaccaagcagatccggggcaggctgctccagctctttTTTTCATAA